A single genomic interval of Camelina sativa cultivar DH55 chromosome 11, Cs, whole genome shotgun sequence harbors:
- the LOC104723999 gene encoding eukaryotic translation initiation factor → MATEDVVNEPLPAAAEELPATEAEKQPHELERKWSFWFDNQSKKGAAWGASLRKAYTFDTVEDFWGLYETIFQTSKLKANAEIHLFKAGVEPKWEDPECANGGKWTWVVSTDRNVALNKGWLETLMALIGEQFDEADEICGVVASIRPGAKQDKLSLWTRTKSNEAVLMGIGKKWKEILDVTDKIAFTNHDDSRRSRFSV, encoded by the exons ATGGCGACCGAAGATGTTGTGAACGAGCCCCTCCCGGCGGCGGCTGAGGAGTTACCGGCGACTGAGGCGGAGAAACAACCGCACGAGCTCGAAAGGAAGTGGAGTTTCTGGTTCGATAACCAATCAAAGAAAGGCGCCGCCTGGGGAGCTTCTCTTCGCAAAGCCTATACTTTCGACACCGTCGAAGATTTTTGGGG TTTGTACGAGACTATATTCCAGACTAGCAAATTGAAAGCGAATGCTGAGATTCACTTGTTCAAAGCTGGTGTTGAGCCTAAGTGGGAAGATCCAGAGTGTGCTAATGGAGGCAAGTGGACTTGGGTTGTTTCTACTGACAGGAATGTGGCTTTGAACAAAGGCTGGCTTGAAACT TTGATGGCTTTAATTGGGGAGCAATTTGATGAGGCGGATGAGATATGTGGTGTGGTTGCTAGCATCCGCCCTGGTGCCAAGCAAGACAAGCTCTCATTATGGACAAGGACGAAATCAAATGAAGCTGTTCTG ATGGGTATTGGGAAAAAGTGGAAGGAGATACTTGATGTCACCGACAAGATAGCTTTCACTAACCAT GACGATTCGAGAAGAAGCCGGTTCAGTGTCTAA